The following coding sequences lie in one Pseudarthrobacter phenanthrenivorans Sphe3 genomic window:
- the rplJ gene encoding 50S ribosomal protein L10, whose amino-acid sequence MATPIKVSAVAEITNDFKESNAAVLTEYRGLTVAQLKQLRVSLGQDTKFAVVKNTLTAIAAKEAGVEAFNDQLSGPTAIAFIKGDAVAAAKSLTDFAKTNKQLVIKTGYFEGKALNASEVAALAALESRELQLAKVAGVLKAPAAAAARIIDALRLKLEEENGAPAAAEAPAAEEAPAAEAEAPAEAPAAEEN is encoded by the coding sequence ATGGCAACGCCTATCAAGGTTTCAGCAGTAGCTGAGATCACTAACGATTTCAAGGAATCGAACGCCGCTGTCCTGACCGAATACCGCGGGCTCACCGTTGCACAGCTCAAGCAGCTGCGTGTTTCTCTCGGCCAGGACACCAAGTTCGCGGTCGTCAAGAACACCCTGACCGCCATTGCAGCCAAGGAAGCCGGCGTTGAAGCATTCAACGACCAGCTCTCCGGCCCCACTGCAATCGCGTTCATCAAGGGTGACGCAGTTGCTGCTGCCAAGAGCCTGACGGATTTCGCCAAGACCAACAAGCAGCTCGTCATCAAGACCGGCTACTTCGAGGGCAAGGCACTGAACGCCAGCGAGGTTGCCGCACTGGCAGCACTCGAGTCCCGTGAGCTGCAGCTCGCCAAGGTTGCAGGCGTCCTCAAGGCCCCTGCCGCCGCCGCTGCACGCATCATCGACGCACTGCGCCTCAAGCTTGAAGAAGAGAACGGTGCACCGGCAGCTGCCGAGGCGCCCGCCGCTGAAGAAGCACCTGCCGCAGAAGCTGAAGCCCCGGCTGAAGCTCCCGCAGCTGAAGAGAACTAA
- a CDS encoding acetyl-CoA C-acetyltransferase: protein MGNSPDNTDVVILAAARTPQGRINGQLASFTAVELGAHAIRAALEASGVNVGDVEAVIMGQVLQAGAGQNPARQSSIGAGIGWNVPAVTVNKVCLSGLTAVIDAARMIRGGEASVVVAGGQESMTRAPHLLPGSRQGWTYGSIQALDAAAHDGLTDAFDGQSMGLSTETRNLTLGIDRTSQDNVAAQSHQRAALAAKNGTFDDEIAPISVKQRKGDPLVVSEDEGVRPNASVESLAGLRAAFVTDGTITAGNSSPLSDGAAALVLASRAYAEEHGLEYLAVVGKPGQVAGPDNSLHSQPSSAIRNALDRAGWTTADLDFIEINEAFGSVAVQSLKDLDYPLEKCNIHGGAIALGHPIGASGARLAAHAAHELKRRGTGKAAVSLCGGGGQGEALLLYRD from the coding sequence ATGGGCAACTCTCCTGACAACACCGACGTTGTCATACTTGCAGCAGCACGAACCCCGCAAGGCCGGATCAACGGCCAGCTGGCCAGCTTCACGGCAGTGGAGCTCGGCGCCCACGCCATCAGAGCCGCGCTGGAGGCCAGCGGCGTGAACGTAGGCGATGTCGAGGCCGTCATCATGGGACAGGTGCTCCAGGCAGGGGCGGGGCAGAACCCTGCGCGGCAAAGCTCGATCGGCGCCGGCATCGGGTGGAATGTTCCGGCGGTGACCGTCAATAAGGTGTGCCTTTCGGGACTTACCGCGGTCATTGACGCCGCCAGGATGATCCGTGGCGGGGAAGCGTCGGTGGTGGTGGCCGGCGGCCAGGAGTCCATGACCCGCGCTCCGCACCTGCTGCCCGGTTCACGCCAGGGCTGGACTTACGGCTCCATCCAGGCTTTGGACGCCGCCGCCCATGACGGCCTGACCGATGCCTTCGACGGTCAGTCGATGGGCCTGTCCACCGAAACGAGGAACCTGACGCTGGGCATTGACCGGACGTCCCAGGACAATGTGGCCGCCCAGTCGCACCAGCGCGCTGCGCTTGCAGCCAAGAACGGAACCTTCGACGACGAGATCGCACCTATCAGTGTCAAGCAGCGCAAGGGTGATCCGCTGGTGGTTTCTGAGGACGAGGGCGTTCGTCCCAACGCCTCCGTCGAGTCCCTCGCCGGTCTCCGCGCAGCCTTCGTCACCGATGGCACCATCACCGCCGGCAACTCCTCTCCCCTGTCTGACGGCGCCGCAGCGCTGGTGCTGGCATCGCGGGCGTACGCGGAAGAGCACGGCCTGGAGTACCTGGCCGTCGTTGGGAAGCCGGGGCAGGTGGCCGGGCCGGACAACTCCCTGCACTCACAGCCGTCCAGCGCCATCCGAAATGCCCTTGACCGGGCCGGCTGGACCACCGCAGACCTGGACTTCATCGAGATCAACGAGGCCTTCGGGTCCGTGGCGGTGCAGTCACTGAAAGACCTGGACTATCCCCTTGAGAAGTGCAACATCCATGGCGGGGCCATTGCACTGGGCCATCCCATCGGCGCTTCGGGCGCCCGCCTTGCAGCTCACGCGGCCCACGAACTCAAGCGCCGCGGAACGGGCAAGGCGGCGGTGTCCCTGTGCGGCGGCGGCGGGCAGGGCGAAGCGCTCCTGCTGTACCGCGACTGA
- the rplL gene encoding 50S ribosomal protein L7/L12, translating to MAKLSNEELIEAFKELTIIELSEFVKLFEETFEVTAAAVAVAGPAGGAAAEEVEEKTDFDVVLEAAGDKKIAVIKEVRAITSLGLKEAKDLVDSAPKAVLEGATKEAAEKAKEQLEAAGATVTLK from the coding sequence ATGGCGAAGCTCAGCAACGAAGAGCTCATTGAAGCTTTCAAGGAACTGACCATCATCGAGCTCTCCGAGTTCGTCAAGCTCTTCGAAGAGACCTTCGAAGTTACCGCTGCTGCTGTTGCAGTTGCCGGCCCTGCCGGTGGCGCAGCTGCTGAAGAGGTTGAAGAGAAGACCGACTTCGACGTTGTCCTCGAAGCAGCCGGCGACAAGAAGATCGCAGTGATCAAGGAAGTCCGCGCCATCACTTCCCTGGGCCTGAAGGAAGCAAAGGACCTGGTTGACAGCGCTCCCAAGGCTGTCCTCGAAGGTGCTACCAAGGAAGCTGCCGAGAAGGCCAAGGAGCAGCTCGAGGCTGCAGGCGCCACCGTTACCCTCAAGTAA
- a CDS encoding GNAT family N-acetyltransferase, translated as MAKDVKIEQLWIPDRLDAPDAADFLAAVEVGRKVRMQTWGSDDLAYGPLEKLLEFQDPYERQLILVAKVDGDIVGTVDIALPLTDNLDLAEFTLDILPEFQRQGVGRRLLQAAEQLARAEGRTMILVDTNHPGASLHEFERAQLVPGSGQGFVPLESREVEFAQKTGYTLQHIEQFSSCSLPLDSKLVADLQAEAEEANNGRYRLHHWTDRCPEQWLEAVAALENQAGADVDPSLEAPVEQDMVFDGGILREAEDVAIAQGRRTVVTAVEHLATGALVGLTTITVLAHRTDVVFQDDTLVLQEHRGNKLGLLIKVANMERLTEQFPDARVIYTWNAPENRYLLTVNKQLGFQTAGVTGIWQKELPRLRTSNS; from the coding sequence ATGGCAAAAGACGTGAAGATCGAGCAGCTCTGGATTCCGGACAGGCTCGATGCGCCGGACGCTGCGGACTTCCTGGCCGCCGTCGAGGTGGGGCGCAAGGTTCGCATGCAGACCTGGGGCAGCGACGACCTCGCGTATGGTCCGCTGGAAAAACTGCTTGAGTTCCAGGACCCGTACGAGCGCCAGCTGATCCTTGTGGCCAAGGTGGACGGGGACATTGTGGGCACGGTGGACATCGCCCTTCCCCTCACTGACAACCTGGACCTTGCCGAATTCACCTTGGACATCCTGCCGGAGTTCCAGCGCCAGGGGGTGGGCAGGCGCCTGCTCCAGGCCGCCGAACAGCTGGCCCGGGCCGAAGGCCGCACCATGATCCTGGTGGACACCAACCACCCGGGGGCGTCGCTGCACGAGTTTGAACGGGCCCAGCTGGTCCCGGGCTCCGGCCAGGGCTTCGTGCCGCTGGAGAGCCGCGAAGTGGAGTTTGCGCAGAAGACCGGCTACACGCTGCAGCACATCGAGCAGTTCAGCTCCTGCTCATTGCCCCTGGATTCCAAGCTCGTGGCAGACCTGCAGGCGGAGGCCGAGGAGGCGAACAACGGCCGCTACCGGCTGCACCACTGGACGGACCGCTGCCCGGAGCAGTGGCTGGAGGCCGTGGCGGCCCTTGAGAACCAGGCGGGGGCCGACGTCGATCCCTCCCTGGAAGCGCCCGTGGAACAGGACATGGTGTTCGACGGCGGCATCCTGCGGGAAGCGGAAGACGTCGCCATAGCGCAGGGGAGGCGGACGGTGGTCACCGCCGTCGAACACCTCGCCACCGGGGCGCTCGTGGGCCTGACCACGATCACCGTGCTGGCGCACCGCACGGACGTTGTCTTCCAGGACGACACCCTGGTCCTGCAGGAACACCGCGGGAACAAGCTGGGGCTGCTGATCAAGGTGGCCAACATGGAGCGGCTCACCGAGCAGTTCCCTGATGCCCGCGTCATTTACACCTGGAATGCTCCGGAGAACAGGTACCTCCTGACCGTGAACAAGCAGTTGGGCTTCCAGACCGCGGGTGTGACCGGGATCTGGCAAAAGGAGCTCCCGCGCCTGCGCACCAGCAACAGCTGA
- a CDS encoding aminoacyl-tRNA deacylase, producing MAEAPAGSNGSQDGAAVGRERFLADAAARGLHVDVVERPAAKSLEEAAGILGIMPGDIVKSLVVKHRDGSFLFALIPGDRQISWPKLRNLVGVNKLSLPPADVALDATGYERGTITPLGSTTSWPVYADATITGRRISMGAGAHGYSAFVDADALTSALDAVVADISDPA from the coding sequence ATGGCGGAAGCACCTGCGGGCAGCAACGGCTCCCAGGACGGAGCCGCCGTCGGCCGGGAACGTTTCCTGGCCGACGCCGCCGCACGCGGCCTGCACGTTGACGTGGTGGAACGGCCGGCGGCCAAAAGCCTTGAGGAGGCAGCGGGCATCCTGGGGATCATGCCCGGGGACATCGTCAAGTCGCTGGTGGTCAAGCACAGGGACGGCTCCTTCCTGTTTGCGCTGATTCCGGGCGACCGGCAGATATCGTGGCCCAAGCTCCGGAACCTCGTGGGCGTCAACAAACTCTCGCTGCCGCCCGCGGATGTGGCCCTGGATGCCACGGGCTATGAGCGCGGGACCATTACTCCGCTGGGCAGCACCACCAGCTGGCCGGTTTACGCGGACGCCACCATCACGGGGCGCCGGATTTCGATGGGCGCCGGAGCACATGGTTACAGCGCATTCGTTGACGCGGACGCACTCACGTCCGCCCTGGATGCGGTGGTTGCGGACATCAGCGACCCCGCCTGA